A window of Halomonas sp. GFAJ-1 contains these coding sequences:
- a CDS encoding cell division protein FtsX → MKRAVTPRTKGAAPKGQRQAAKRPSEPPAERRGARSQQTRFTSRLRAWGRHHRAMAFDSLYRLVRHPVGNLLTMLAIAIALVLPAALWLTLDSAKLLDAELEESATLTVYLETAVDAAQAARIEEAVGAEDDVMQTRLISAEEGMAEFQQSLGLDDALAGLEDNPLPASIVIYPQSVDPIAMDQLAQRLETFTGVDEVRLDLAWVERLRHLANLGRRVALALGALFGLGVLLVVGNTIRLAVESRRREIEVVMLIGATHAFVRRPFLYSGAWYGFGGGLLALGLLGLGNHWLAMPVAALAASYGASFVLPQLDVAGSTILLSCSTLLGWLGAWLAVTRHLSSIRPR, encoded by the coding sequence ATGAAGCGTGCCGTGACACCCCGCACGAAAGGCGCGGCGCCCAAAGGTCAACGTCAAGCGGCGAAGCGGCCCAGTGAGCCGCCTGCTGAGCGGCGCGGCGCGCGTTCACAGCAAACGCGCTTTACCAGTCGGCTTCGTGCATGGGGGCGCCACCACCGGGCCATGGCCTTCGATAGCCTCTACCGGCTGGTGCGCCACCCGGTGGGTAATCTGCTAACGATGCTGGCCATTGCCATTGCCCTGGTGCTGCCCGCCGCCCTGTGGCTCACGCTTGATAGCGCTAAGCTGTTGGATGCGGAGCTAGAAGAGAGCGCCACGTTAACCGTGTACCTGGAAACTGCTGTAGATGCTGCGCAGGCGGCGCGTATTGAGGAGGCGGTTGGCGCAGAAGACGATGTTATGCAAACCCGCTTGATCAGTGCAGAAGAGGGTATGGCGGAGTTTCAACAGTCGCTAGGGTTAGATGACGCCTTGGCCGGGCTTGAAGATAACCCGCTGCCCGCCAGCATTGTGATTTACCCGCAAAGCGTTGACCCCATTGCCATGGATCAATTGGCCCAGCGGCTTGAAACGTTTACTGGGGTGGACGAAGTGCGCCTTGATTTAGCCTGGGTGGAGCGCCTGCGCCACTTGGCTAACCTTGGCCGCCGTGTTGCGCTTGCGCTCGGGGCATTGTTCGGGCTAGGGGTGTTGTTGGTGGTCGGCAATACAATACGGCTCGCTGTTGAGAGCCGTCGGCGGGAAATCGAAGTGGTTATGCTGATTGGCGCCACCCATGCGTTTGTCCGGCGGCCTTTTTTGTACAGTGGCGCCTGGTATGGCTTTGGCGGCGGTTTGTTAGCGTTAGGATTGCTAGGGCTTGGTAACCACTGGCTAGCGATGCCTGTAGCAGCATTGGCGGCAAGCTATGGCGCTAGTTTTGTCTTGCCGCAATTAGACGTGGCGGGGTCTACAATTCTGCTATCTTGCAGTACACTATTGGGCTGGTTAGGCGCATGGCTGGCCGTTACGCGACACCTTTCCAGTATTCGTCCGCGCTAA
- a CDS encoding cell division ATP-binding protein FtsE, whose product MIAFEHVGKRYGGRFDALAHLNFRVARGEMVFLTGHSGAGKSSLLRLIMRLEKPSRGRVVVAGHDIAQLHPSQVPFYRRQIGVVFQDHQLLFDRSVYHNVSLPLEIQGVEPREAARRVRAALDKVGLLHREKALPVELSGGEQQRVGIARAVVNKPALLLADEPTGNLDPQLSADIMALFEDFNRIGTTVMIASHDLALIARLRHRILRLRDGRLIADEGAV is encoded by the coding sequence ATGATCGCTTTTGAACATGTGGGAAAGCGCTATGGAGGGCGCTTTGACGCGCTGGCGCACCTCAACTTTCGCGTTGCGAGAGGAGAAATGGTGTTTCTTACCGGCCACTCCGGTGCAGGTAAAAGCTCGCTGCTACGGCTGATTATGCGCCTTGAAAAGCCCAGCCGTGGTCGTGTGGTAGTGGCTGGGCACGATATCGCCCAGTTACACCCTAGCCAGGTGCCGTTTTATCGTCGACAAATTGGCGTGGTCTTTCAGGATCACCAGCTACTATTCGATCGTAGCGTTTACCACAATGTTTCGCTGCCCCTGGAAATTCAGGGGGTAGAACCCCGTGAAGCGGCGCGGCGGGTACGCGCCGCGCTCGATAAAGTAGGACTTTTACACCGTGAAAAAGCGCTGCCGGTAGAGCTTTCCGGTGGCGAGCAGCAGCGGGTGGGTATTGCCCGTGCAGTGGTCAATAAGCCTGCTTTACTGCTTGCTGACGAACCCACCGGTAACCTGGATCCACAGCTCTCTGCTGACATTATGGCGCTGTTTGAGGATTTCAATCGAATCGGCACGACGGTGATGATCGCCAGCCACGACTTGGCGCTGATCGCCCGGCTGCGTCACCGCATTTTGCGCCTGCGCGATGGGCGATTAATTGCTGACGAGGGGGCCGTATGA
- a CDS encoding signal recognition particle-docking protein FtsY, producing MFGFFKRKKKHDSQQEQQENQQPLEQHDQQAPMDAPAEPDALSDEQPTTAEKPAPTEARVEPVAPIPDAEPEPEPEPEPEPEPEPEPESTPAPKPALQEKPVAEQGDKKGWFARIKSGLGKTRANLTDGIADLFLGKKQIDDELLEDLETQLLMADVGIEATSDIIERLEARVSRKELNNPEALYRGLQEELAAMLSPVATPLSFEKESDGPFVILVVGVNGVGKTTTIGKLTQRFQREGKSVMLAAGDTFRAAAVEQLKVWGERNSVPVIAQHTGADSASVIYDAVAAAKARGVDVLIADTAGRLHNKSHLMEELKKVHRVMQKLDTTAPHEVMLVLDAGTGQNAISQASTFNEAVPISGITLTKLDGTAKGGIIFALAKQLETPIRFIGVGEGIDDLRPFDANDFVTALFDQQGDDSRG from the coding sequence ATGTTTGGTTTTTTCAAGCGTAAGAAAAAGCACGACTCCCAGCAGGAGCAGCAAGAAAATCAACAGCCCTTAGAGCAGCATGATCAGCAAGCGCCGATGGATGCCCCCGCTGAGCCAGATGCTCTAAGTGATGAGCAGCCAACTACTGCAGAAAAACCAGCCCCTACAGAAGCGAGGGTTGAGCCGGTAGCGCCTATCCCGGACGCTGAGCCAGAGCCAGAGCCAGAGCCAGAGCCAGAGCCAGAGCCAGAGCCAGAGCCAGAATCTACACCCGCGCCTAAGCCGGCCTTGCAAGAAAAGCCGGTGGCCGAACAAGGTGACAAAAAGGGTTGGTTTGCCCGCATTAAGTCAGGCCTGGGTAAAACACGTGCCAATCTTACCGACGGCATCGCTGATCTGTTTTTAGGTAAAAAGCAGATAGACGACGAGCTGCTTGAAGACCTAGAGACACAACTGCTCATGGCCGATGTGGGGATTGAGGCCACCAGCGATATTATCGAGCGGCTTGAGGCTCGGGTATCACGCAAAGAGTTAAACAACCCTGAAGCGCTGTATCGCGGTTTGCAGGAGGAGCTGGCGGCTATGCTGTCGCCGGTGGCCACACCCCTTAGCTTTGAAAAAGAGAGTGATGGTCCCTTTGTCATCTTAGTGGTAGGGGTCAATGGGGTGGGTAAAACCACGACCATCGGCAAGCTGACCCAGCGTTTCCAGCGTGAAGGTAAAAGCGTCATGCTGGCCGCGGGCGATACCTTCCGCGCAGCAGCAGTAGAGCAGCTTAAGGTATGGGGCGAACGTAACAGCGTGCCGGTGATTGCCCAGCACACCGGGGCCGATAGCGCTTCGGTGATTTACGATGCAGTGGCGGCGGCAAAAGCGCGCGGTGTGGACGTACTGATTGCCGACACCGCTGGGCGGCTGCACAACAAAAGCCACCTGATGGAAGAACTGAAAAAAGTCCACCGTGTCATGCAGAAGCTAGATACAACAGCCCCTCACGAGGTGATGCTAGTGCTGGATGCGGGTACCGGGCAAAACGCCATTTCCCAGGCCAGCACCTTCAACGAAGCCGTGCCCATCAGCGGTATTACGCTTACCAAGCTGGATGGTACTGCCAAGGGGGGGATTATCTTTGCTTTGGCTAAACAGCTGGAAACGCCGATTCGCTTTATCGGTGTTGGTGAAGGGATAGATGATCTGCGCCCCTTTGATGCCAATGACTTCGTCACAGCGCTGTTTGACCAGCAAGGGGACGATAGTCGCGGATGA
- a CDS encoding 16S rRNA (guanine(966)-N(2))-methyltransferase RsmD gives MKRQRPPHSSTSRRADAKPMGKLRIIGGDFRRRQLPVLDHPGLRPTPDRVRETLFNWLGQQLYGTQVLDLFAGTGALGIEALSRGASQVIFVERDAQVATLIRDNLASLGAPQGEVVTADALTFLGSLGQPADVVFLDPPFHQGLAAPCCAALEAGGWLAQEATIYLETEQTLTPEVPANWQLHRETRAGESTARLYYRQPA, from the coding sequence ATGAAACGACAACGCCCCCCACACTCATCTACTTCCCGACGCGCTGACGCAAAGCCCATGGGCAAGCTGCGTATTATCGGCGGTGATTTTCGCCGCCGCCAGCTTCCCGTGCTCGACCATCCTGGCTTAAGGCCCACGCCAGACCGCGTGCGCGAAACGCTGTTTAATTGGCTCGGCCAACAGCTCTATGGCACACAGGTGCTGGACTTATTTGCGGGCACGGGCGCGCTGGGAATTGAGGCGCTCTCCCGGGGAGCTTCCCAGGTTATCTTTGTCGAGCGCGATGCGCAGGTGGCCACGTTAATCCGCGACAACCTAGCATCCCTTGGGGCGCCTCAAGGCGAGGTCGTCACCGCCGATGCGCTGACGTTTCTTGGCTCACTGGGCCAGCCTGCGGACGTTGTCTTTTTAGACCCGCCGTTTCATCAGGGGCTTGCTGCCCCCTGCTGCGCAGCACTGGAAGCGGGGGGTTGGCTAGCACAGGAAGCCACCATCTATCTGGAAACCGAGCAGACACTGACGCCAGAGGTGCCTGCTAACTGGCAGCTACACCGTGAAACCCGCGCTGGCGAGAGTACTGCAAGGCTCTATTATCGCCAGCCAGCGTAA
- a CDS encoding cell division protein ZapB, with protein MSLELFNQLEQKVTDTVEALEMMKLENEELRSENAQLKQEREEWERRLQGVLSKFDGMDDNA; from the coding sequence ATGAGCCTTGAATTGTTTAACCAGCTAGAGCAGAAAGTCACCGACACCGTCGAAGCGCTGGAAATGATGAAACTGGAAAACGAAGAGCTGCGTAGCGAAAACGCTCAGTTAAAACAGGAGCGTGAAGAGTGGGAGCGCCGCTTACAGGGCGTGCTTAGCAAATTTGATGGCATGGACGACAATGCCTGA
- a CDS encoding ribosomal-protein-alanine N-acetyltransferase, producing the protein MISPLTPSHAALLHALEAEAYSGASPQQLSDALSDTTSQVVGFWQQNGLMGYAMVARLPFDAELQAIAVLPACQGQGIGRQLLGEVIACAEQWQSERLLLEVRASNQPAIRLYQQHGFSEDGRRRHYYPAVQGATGREDALLMSRPC; encoded by the coding sequence GTGATTAGTCCGCTGACCCCCTCACATGCTGCTTTGCTCCACGCCCTTGAAGCCGAGGCCTATAGCGGTGCAAGCCCGCAGCAGCTTAGCGATGCGCTCAGCGATACGACATCACAAGTAGTAGGGTTTTGGCAGCAAAATGGACTCATGGGCTACGCCATGGTGGCACGCCTACCCTTTGATGCTGAACTGCAGGCCATTGCTGTATTGCCTGCATGCCAAGGGCAGGGGATTGGAAGGCAACTGCTTGGGGAGGTGATCGCGTGTGCTGAGCAGTGGCAAAGCGAACGGCTATTGCTTGAGGTGCGGGCAAGTAACCAGCCTGCCATCCGACTGTATCAGCAGCATGGTTTTAGCGAAGATGGCCGCCGCCGACATTACTACCCGGCAGTGCAAGGGGCTACCGGGCGAGAAGATGCACTCTTAATGTCGCGGCCCTGCTAA
- a CDS encoding BolA family transcriptional regulator, whose amino-acid sequence MAMQTQIEQKLAALTPDVLHVENESHMHNVPANAETHFKVTLVSDSFDGMMPVKRHQQIYALLADELTGPVHALALHLYTPKEWQARGGERPDSPNCRGGGQ is encoded by the coding sequence ATGGCGATGCAGACACAAATAGAGCAGAAGTTAGCGGCGTTAACCCCAGACGTGCTGCACGTAGAGAATGAAAGCCATATGCATAACGTGCCAGCGAACGCCGAAACTCACTTTAAAGTGACCCTGGTGAGCGATAGCTTCGATGGCATGATGCCGGTGAAGCGCCATCAGCAAATTTACGCCCTGTTGGCTGATGAGCTAACTGGCCCGGTGCACGCGTTGGCGCTGCATCTGTACACGCCCAAAGAGTGGCAGGCACGGGGCGGCGAGCGCCCGGATTCTCCCAACTGCCGCGGCGGCGGCCAGTGA
- a CDS encoding transporter, protein MRLFESRPGDDGLPGPERALAVLALVTGTLMAVVDTTMINLALPTIAADLNVPASRAVWITNLFQVVCAAFLLVFAGISELITRRRLYLFGLATFVVAALGAALSRNLETLLVFRALQGLGAAATLSIGPSLYRAIFPSRLLGSALGLSALVVAGGYAAGPTLSGVILSFADWPWLFALNVPLGVCSLWLASRALPRDKPRQGSFDIQGACFSILMLASFFIAMDAVGHAAPLWQSGGWALLAVTACALFIRRQRRAPFPLLPLSVFAEKRFTLAVSASGLAFIGQGLTFVALSFLYQEQMGFSPLETAWLFTPWPLAIMVVGPLAGRLADRINPSLLSSTGLVLLIIGLVALALVDETSGVADSLWRTALCGIGFGLFQPPNNREMMGSLPPARSANVSGVMSTTRTVGQSFGVALVGAALALGLPVQVTLWLGAGTTLLALVASLSRVSLAQRALVERRASSVGK, encoded by the coding sequence ATGCGACTGTTTGAATCCCGCCCAGGTGACGACGGCCTGCCAGGGCCAGAGCGCGCGTTGGCGGTATTAGCGCTGGTCACCGGCACGCTGATGGCGGTGGTGGATACCACCATGATCAACTTAGCGCTGCCGACCATTGCCGCTGACCTTAACGTGCCTGCTTCCAGAGCTGTATGGATCACCAATTTATTCCAGGTCGTGTGTGCGGCATTCCTGCTAGTGTTTGCCGGTATCAGTGAGCTGATTACCCGCAGGCGGCTCTACCTGTTTGGCTTAGCGACCTTTGTGGTGGCCGCTCTGGGGGCGGCGCTATCGCGTAACTTAGAAACGTTGCTGGTGTTTCGCGCCCTGCAAGGGTTAGGGGCCGCGGCCACGCTCTCGATTGGGCCTTCGCTGTATCGAGCGATCTTTCCATCGCGTCTGCTGGGCAGTGCGCTTGGCCTGAGTGCTTTAGTCGTTGCCGGTGGCTACGCGGCGGGCCCTACCCTCAGTGGTGTGATTCTCTCCTTTGCCGACTGGCCGTGGCTGTTTGCCCTAAATGTGCCGCTGGGGGTCTGCTCGCTGTGGCTTGCCAGCCGGGCGTTGCCACGGGACAAGCCGCGCCAGGGCAGTTTTGACATCCAGGGCGCGTGTTTCTCCATACTGATGCTGGCCAGCTTTTTTATTGCCATGGACGCCGTTGGTCATGCCGCGCCGCTGTGGCAAAGCGGCGGCTGGGCACTGCTGGCCGTCACGGCCTGTGCGCTGTTTATCCGTCGCCAGCGCCGTGCCCCTTTCCCTTTGTTGCCACTGAGCGTATTCGCGGAGAAGCGCTTTACACTCGCGGTCTCGGCGTCGGGTTTGGCGTTTATTGGCCAGGGATTAACTTTTGTGGCGCTGTCGTTCCTGTATCAGGAGCAGATGGGCTTCTCGCCGCTGGAAACTGCATGGCTATTCACCCCCTGGCCGCTGGCCATTATGGTGGTAGGACCGCTGGCAGGGCGCTTGGCCGACCGGATTAATCCCAGTCTGCTCTCTAGCACTGGGCTCGTACTGCTGATTATTGGGTTGGTGGCGCTGGCGCTGGTGGATGAGACTAGCGGCGTGGCTGATAGCCTGTGGCGCACGGCGCTCTGTGGCATTGGCTTTGGGCTATTCCAGCCGCCGAACAATCGAGAGATGATGGGTAGCCTGCCGCCTGCGCGCAGTGCCAACGTCTCCGGCGTGATGAGTACTACCCGTACCGTTGGGCAGTCGTTTGGGGTGGCGCTAGTGGGGGCTGCACTGGCCCTTGGCCTGCCTGTGCAGGTTACGCTTTGGTTGGGAGCGGGCACCACGCTGCTAGCACTGGTGGCAAGCCTTTCACGGGTAAGCCTCGCTCAGCGTGCCCTTGTTGAGCGTCGGGCATCGTCTGTTGGTAAGTAA
- a CDS encoding lysine--tRNA ligase: MANQDASSLDNENHLIAERRAKLAAHRERTAEQGKSAFPNDFRRDSLTVELQNLLGDKDKAELETLDHHASVAGRVMRKRGPFIVIQDVAGQIQLYVDKKGLPEDVLEDIKGWDIGDIVAARGPVHKSGKGDLYVMMKETQLLTKSLRPLPDKFHGLTDQEARYRQRYVDLIMNPQSRKVFETRAAVISSMRRFFEARGFMEVETPMLQPIPGGAAARPFITHHNALDIDMYLRIAPELYLKRLVVGGFEKVFEINRNFRNEGLSTRHNPEFTMVEFYWAYADYRDLLDMTEAMLRTAAEEVLGTTTLSYQGASYDFGQPFHRLTLRQAILDHGDGITNADLDTLEAARTVAEKLGIKVKESWGLGKIQTEIFEEVAEHKLDQPTFITEYPAEVSPLARRNDANPFVTDRFEFFVGGREIANGFSELNDAEDQAERFREQAAEKDAGDLEAMYYDADYVRALEYGMPPTAGEGIGIDRLVMLFTDSPSIRDVLLFPAMRPEVD; encoded by the coding sequence ATGGCTAACCAAGACGCGTCTTCTCTCGATAACGAAAACCACCTGATCGCCGAGCGCCGAGCCAAACTCGCGGCCCACCGTGAGCGCACGGCCGAGCAGGGTAAGAGCGCTTTCCCGAATGATTTCCGCCGCGACAGCTTAACCGTTGAGCTGCAAAACCTGCTGGGCGACAAGGATAAGGCAGAGCTGGAAACGCTTGACCACCACGCCTCGGTGGCGGGTCGTGTTATGCGTAAACGCGGCCCCTTTATCGTGATTCAGGATGTGGCTGGTCAGATTCAGCTCTACGTGGATAAAAAGGGCCTGCCGGAAGACGTGCTTGAGGATATCAAAGGCTGGGATATCGGCGATATCGTCGCTGCCCGTGGCCCGGTGCATAAATCGGGTAAGGGCGATCTCTACGTGATGATGAAAGAGACGCAGCTGCTTACAAAGAGCCTGCGCCCGCTGCCCGATAAGTTCCACGGCCTGACCGACCAAGAGGCGCGCTACCGCCAGCGCTATGTGGATCTGATTATGAATCCGCAGTCGCGTAAAGTGTTTGAGACGCGGGCGGCGGTCATCAGCTCCATGCGACGCTTCTTTGAAGCCCGTGGCTTTATGGAAGTGGAAACGCCAATGCTCCAGCCGATTCCTGGCGGCGCGGCGGCGCGGCCGTTTATCACTCACCACAACGCGCTAGATATTGATATGTATCTGCGTATTGCCCCGGAGCTTTATCTTAAGCGGCTAGTCGTGGGCGGCTTCGAGAAAGTGTTCGAGATCAACCGTAATTTCCGTAACGAAGGGCTCTCCACACGGCATAATCCTGAGTTCACCATGGTCGAGTTTTATTGGGCCTACGCGGACTACCGTGACTTGCTCGACATGACCGAAGCCATGCTGCGCACCGCCGCCGAAGAAGTGCTGGGTACCACGACGCTGAGCTATCAAGGCGCCAGCTACGACTTTGGCCAGCCTTTCCATCGCCTGACGTTGCGCCAAGCGATTCTTGATCATGGCGACGGTATCACCAATGCGGATCTCGATACGTTGGAAGCCGCGCGGACAGTGGCTGAAAAGCTGGGTATCAAGGTGAAAGAGAGCTGGGGCCTAGGCAAAATCCAGACCGAAATCTTCGAAGAGGTGGCCGAGCACAAGTTGGACCAGCCGACGTTTATCACTGAATATCCAGCAGAAGTCAGCCCGCTGGCGCGGCGCAACGATGCCAATCCGTTCGTTACCGACCGTTTTGAGTTTTTCGTGGGTGGTCGAGAGATCGCTAACGGCTTCTCGGAGCTTAACGACGCCGAAGACCAGGCGGAGCGTTTCCGCGAGCAAGCAGCGGAAAAAGACGCTGGCGACCTGGAGGCGATGTACTACGATGCGGACTACGTGCGCGCGCTTGAGTACGGCATGCCTCCGACAGCAGGTGAAGGCATTGGTATTGACCGTTTGGTGATGCTGTTTACCGACAGCCCATCCATTCGTGATGTACTGCTGTTCCCGGCAATGCGCCCCGAAGTAGATTAA
- a CDS encoding peptide chain release factor 2, producing MATIDELDQGLADSRDLLELAEMEEDEGTVEEVRSELDGLQGALEKLEFRRMFSGEMDENNAYLDVQSGSGGTEAQDWANILLRMYLRWAESHGFKAEIIEISAGEVAGIKSASIHIQGDYAFGWLRTETGVHRLVRKSPFDSGGRRHTSFASVFLSPEIDDSFEVEINPSDLRVDTYRSSGAGGQHVNTTDSAVRITHEPTGIVVACQNQRSQHANRDFAMKQLKAKLWEHEMQKRNVAKQEAEDSKADIGWGSQIRSYVLDDQRIKDLRTGVQSSNCDKVLDGDLDQFIVASLKQGL from the coding sequence GTGGCGACTATTGACGAACTCGATCAGGGCTTGGCTGATAGCCGCGACCTGCTAGAACTGGCCGAAATGGAAGAGGACGAAGGCACCGTTGAGGAAGTTCGTAGCGAACTTGATGGCCTGCAAGGCGCGCTAGAAAAGCTTGAGTTTCGCCGCATGTTTTCCGGTGAAATGGACGAGAACAACGCCTATCTGGATGTTCAGTCAGGCTCTGGCGGTACCGAAGCGCAAGACTGGGCGAACATCTTGCTGCGCATGTACCTGCGTTGGGCAGAGAGCCACGGCTTTAAAGCAGAGATTATTGAAATTTCCGCAGGTGAAGTGGCAGGTATTAAATCTGCGTCGATCCACATTCAGGGTGATTACGCCTTTGGCTGGCTGCGTACTGAAACCGGCGTTCACCGTTTAGTGCGTAAAAGCCCGTTTGACTCCGGTGGCCGTCGCCATACCTCCTTTGCGTCGGTGTTTTTGTCACCAGAAATCGACGACAGCTTTGAAGTTGAAATTAATCCTTCCGACCTGCGCGTGGACACCTATCGCTCTAGTGGTGCCGGTGGCCAGCACGTTAACACCACCGACTCTGCAGTGCGGATCACCCACGAGCCCACGGGTATTGTGGTGGCGTGCCAGAATCAGCGCAGCCAGCACGCCAACCGCGACTTCGCCATGAAGCAGTTAAAAGCGAAGCTGTGGGAGCACGAAATGCAGAAGCGCAATGTGGCCAAGCAGGAAGCAGAAGACTCCAAAGCTGATATCGGCTGGGGTAGCCAAATTCGCTCTTATGTATTGGACGATCAGCGTATCAAAGACCTGCGCACCGGCGTTCAGTCCAGCAACTGCGACAAAGTGCTCGATGGTGATTTAGACCAGTTTATCGTCGCTAGCCTGAAGCAGGGTTTGTAA